The genomic DNA CTTGAGGCCATGTCCGACAGCCGAGCTCTGGCATGCCTGATGCCCTTTGTTCCCCAACATGCCTGGGTGGCCTCCATCCCATACATCAAATGAAACGACCTACCATGTTTATTATGTAATGCGTAGTGAATGAAGTCAGGCAATTAATTGGCATATGACGTCATTCATTCGGCTTGGTCTCCACTCTAAATATCTGATCCTCAATCGGGTTATATACATAGACATGGTCCCTCTCCACATTAATTaggtatttcaaatttcagctcaagcTAAGGACTAgatcaaaagttcaaaagttatgctcCTTTAAAATGCAGTGCATGAaggccccccccccccataaATGGTTTAGCTCTCTTCTGGGAATAAATTCGCGCACGAGAGCTGACTCATTCATTCGACTCGAGTCTTAGCTCTAATCTTACATCCACcttccagtggttcatgacaTAATACATGTACGTAGATCATGGTCGTGCTTAGTTTGTCCATTGAGAGTATGGTCAGGCTCCAGAAAACTCCGGAAGGAGGCATGGTTGAATAACAAGATGAATTGCGTGTGAACGGGTAGCCCCACTCAGCTTGGTCTGGTCTACAGGTTGGTCCTTCACCCCCACCCATGAGCCACGCCTACCTCAGCTGGTAACCGATATGGCCCTAAATGACAGATCTGGCTGCCGGGTGGCATGGCTCTATAGAGCTAATGATCGGCACAAGTGTCAGTCCATgggtggattttttttagcaaCCCTCCAGACACGGACTGGCTGAACAGGGTGAGCAAAGGGCTCAATTAGCCGTTTGGTTCGTTCGACCATCATTTTGGACCTTAGAAACACATCTGACCTAATAACGAACACAACTCAGATCGCCCCCGAGACACTGGCCAGAGAAGCAACGGGTTCCACGGCAAATATGGCAAACACCTAGAAGGACCAACGATAGGAAGGGAGGTAAATCGGACTTACTCTGGGAACACTGGTTGTGGTAGTATGTGTGTATTGACTCAAGGATCGTGATGGACTGCAACGATGGCAACGCGATGATCGGAACTCGAATCGAGGGCCCTAGGGCCAACAAGCGAGACGGGCGAGACAAACGGAGAGCAGAAGGAGTCAGTAAGAGAGGGTTTTCTTGTGCGTTTGTTTCTCGTTCCAATCACCCAACCTGGCCAAGGCCCAGCTCGGCTCAGGCATGCTGTACAAGGGGGGCGCTTTTTACatgtcttttttcaattgatttaaCTCATGGAAGTACTTCATGAAACAGCACCCAACTTGAGATAATTTTGCACCGACTATGCCCAACGGGTAAACCAGATGTTTGTAGGAAAAGGCCcgctttttgttttaaatttgttgATAGTTTCGTTCGATTTGGAACCAGAACAGCCGGTATGCTCAATCACCTCCGAGGTATCGAATCTCAGCCTTTTTTATGGCAGTCACAGGTCGTCTGGCTCTTCCTGCTTGACATTTCCCGAtctggcaaaaaaaatacaaataaaaaatgaaaaaggacATTTAATCTGGGCTACCCCCGTATCTTACAAACGAAATTTAAAGACTTTACTCTTTGTACTTCAAAAAAATTGCCCAGCTTTTGGAAATTGAGTCTCAGCATATTCTTAGTACTCAACCGTGACGATATTGATTTGCATACTTGGATGTGATCGGTCCCTTACTTGTAAGCAACTTTGGAACACCTAGCCTTTGGTCAGACTGGAGGCTCCGtcattttacctttttcttGCGTTGTCAGATCCATAATTTAATTCAGCAAACTGCAGGTTGACATCATGAAGCGTAAATATTTAAGCGTTTAAATTCGTAAGGATGCTATTGAATGGCCCGTCCTGTAGTTCAGTCGAAATTACAATGTGACGTAATGGTTAGTTGGCGGGAATCGAGGaaaaaatgtgctcaatgtGAATGAAAGGTTGCCAAAACGGACAACTTGAAATGAATAGATTTAGATATAATGgaattttgggaaaaaaatattcagagACGAGGCGACGATGGTCAGCAATCATATCACAAGGGTTCTTTCTTGATATCTTGAGTTATCAAAGAATGGTGGGTGGGGTTCGAAGTCGAGGCAGAGGTGGAGGATGAGCCAGCAAGAGGCGGTGACTGCATGGTCAAGGGTTTTCCCAAGCCCGCATTTGAGCAGATTGATAATAAAGGATCCCTCTGGATGGCCTCAAGCACATCCGCCAATCCCACCTCAGTGGGTGGGCCACCTAATCTCTCGTAAGCGGCTTTATGGCCTTTCCGGATGAGACTCTCGCACAGAAACTTGCACGCCTAAAATAGAAAAGACTTGGTCATTGATATCTCCATacagaagaggaaaaaaaaaacgatttaCTTACTCTGAGCATCAGCTTCTGAGTGGCTTGATAGAGGATTCGCGGGGCAATTTCTTCCTCCACCAAGTCAACACCCACTTCTCGGGCcttgtctttgacaaaggTCATGGCGGACACATCATCCTCGGGGAGCCATAGGCACGCCCTCTTGGTGGGGGGGTGGGAGTCTATCGCTTTCATTGGATCATCGATCACCCGGTTGCCATTCGAAGATTGAGCTGGACCATTGGCTGGTGCTTTAAGATTACTCGGATCTGGCGGGGAATCACCCATACCAATGACATCGATTAAATCATCGCTCACATTGATCTCGGAGTGCCACGATTCCGGGTGTCTTTTTAATGGCGTCGCATCCGGACATGTCACATTCGCCGGAGCTTGGGAAAGGGTAAGGGGCAAGTCCACCGATTGCTTCATTTGTGAATCGATTGCTAGTGAAGCATTAAAAcggtcatttttttggttctaCGCGTATGTGCTATATCATTTGGAGAAGTTTTTCCTTACTGTTGTGAGGGACGTGGAATCCGTACCAACGAAGGATTTGAATGATCTGTCTGGTCGAGGTAGAAGCGGAGAAGAGCCCCAGGAGGGGAACATTGTCCAAAATTCGATAAAGCATTTTCGCTCGTTGCCACTGGAAAACGAGTCATGAAAAAGTGACACATTAAAATGATGATCGCTACCAAAGTCCTCACTGAAAGTTACGCTACCTCGGAGGCTTTTTGTCGGCCTTTGTTCCATGAGAGGTACTCTTTGACTGAGGCTGACGAATACGGGTGAAGGCATTTGTAAACGGAATTCTTGGCCAAAGGGGTAACCAGGGGCAGAAATCGTGCCAGGTACACTAAACAGCTCTCCAATGAAGGAAAATCAGAAGACTTTAACGAAAACGCCTTGTCACTGAAATGCGtcggaaaaaaagaagtttaaATGATTGCGTTATAACACGagggtcactttttggtgaCATACCTTAAAAATTGGAGCCAATCTAAATATTTCCTGAGAGTAGGGCCGCCGGGTTTCCCAATCCGAGACTCCACCTCCAATTGGATCTCGCCTGGGGCGTAACCCAATACGCGTTTCCACGTCTCGAGGGAAACATTCGGGATGGTTCGTTCTAACTCTGACAAGGTGGGGGGCCTCGAAGGAAGAGGCATTTTGGCAGAAAGTGGCGAAGGTTCCGCCCTGGGGAGAGGAGGCAAGGCTGCACTTCTCTTTAATAAACTCGTGCCGGGTAAAACGGTCGATCCACCTGCTGAACCGGAGGAGGAGACAATGGCGCCAGACGAAGTGCCCGTTCTTCGGAGATGCGATGGGGCGAGCAAACTCACCCCATTGGTGGATCTTATTCCGTTGGAATTGGGCGCCGGCGAAGGACAGGGTGACACACGGGGCGAGGACCGATCGGGGGTGTTGCAAGCGGCTAACGGCTTCAGCAAAACCGAAGGCGAGGCTGGCGGGCCCGTGGTGTGGCCATTGTATTGGCTGGGTGAGGTGGGCATCTTGTGTTCGACTTCAATCTTGGTCAGGAGAGAGGTATCGGAGCGGTTAGCGGACAGGAGCTGTTTGGCAGGCAGTCGGGTGGCCGGTAAACTTGAGACCAAGCTACTTGCCACACCCGGCACTTTTTTCCGATGATTATCCGGTAAAAACGTGACGGGTAGGAATATAGTCTTGCCATCTTTGCCCGTACACCGGATAAAAGTGGTCTGAGCGTTTTTGGCAGCCcgatttttggacttggacttGCTGGACGGTTTAGACGCGGAACTGAGCACGTCGGCTTGAATTTGGCCCGCAGTTTCCTCTACCGCCGGTTGAGGTAAAATATCGCGCAAATCGCGACACTGACTATGCGCAATGACCCAACCTTCGGAGGTGGGCACCAGGTCAGGCTCGGGGCGAAGGGGCGTTACGGGTGGGTCCACGGCCGCCGCCGGGTTGTGCAACCACAGGTCCACATTGGTCTCGGCCCCCAAGGTCTGCAACCCGGTGTAAGACTTGTCCAGGCGAAGGTTGTGAATAATATCCACGGGTTTGTCTAAGGGATGCTTGAAATGAATCTGAATGCGGGCCGGAAATTCGCCCCAACCTCGACGGGTCAGATGAAAGGGAGGTTGGGTGGTCTCAATTAAGTCGTGGGGATGATAACTGGGATGGATCAGAAACCGCACTTTGGCCACCACATCCGAAATATCCGCCTGAGTTTGATCCCCCCGCACATAAATCATCCACTTGTGCGTGGCCATGTCCTCGCGTTGGTCGCACTGAATCCATTTGGACACGTTGCCCACAATGATCCGGCGCTTGATTTTCAGATGCGCCCCCCGGGGATCCATGACCACCGGATCGGCCGAGCGCGGTGGGACGTAGCCCGGCGGCGGAGCCAAACGCGGCTTTTTGGCCACGGGCGACAAACTAGCGGCCACGGGTTCGGGATGTAATTGGGTCAGACCGGGTTCCGTCTCGGGCGATGGTCGGATGGAGTCCGTCCGAGTCGGGGGTCGTTTGCCGCCAATCATGGGGCGGAGGGCGGGGTGGATGGCTACTACTTCGGGCGTGCCCATGGAAGGCTGAAAGGAGGACCCGTCATTATGAGGTGGGATTAGCCGGACCTAGCTCTGCCCGTGAACTCACCTTGGCCACGGAGGCGGCGTAAAAGTCATGGACGGCGCCAAACCGGACCAGATGGAGCGCCTTTTGCACGCCCAAAATCCGTTCGTCGATGCGTTCCAGTTCATCCTCCTTTTGAGCCAGGGCTCGGCCAAATTCACGCCGAACGATGGATTCGATTTTCTGCCCCACTTGCCGCTGAGCTACAAAACGAAAAGCCAGAGTCCAGCCGCATTACTAACCGCATCTTGGCACCGCCCCCACTGGACAGCCTGAAGCACGCGTGTCTACTTACCACTTTGCTCGAGTCGTTGAAGCGTTGGGCGATCCGTGCACAAAGCGGATCCAGACGGCTCCAGTCGCCCGGGGCGCTCGGCTCCGCCCACCGACCGCCCACTACTCATGGCGATCGGTGCGTCCAGTCGGCCAAGGTCGGGACTGACTTGGTTTTCACGCCCAGTCCACGGGTGAGTCAGTCAGCTTTGGGGGCTGGGCCAGCCTGGGCTCAATCAATACTTCTTGTGCAGTGCTACCGGCTGGCGGGCAGGCGGGTAGGCGGGCAAGGGCGTGGCTGGACCCTAGGCACCGTTAGCATTCAAGTCATAGAATGCCAAAGATTCATTCCGTCTTCTGGACTAGTCAAAATGATCTGGGGTGCCCAAGCCGGATGCGGCCATCAGGGGTGCTTGATGGCGTTGAAAGCGGTTCGCGTGCCCACCCCGATCCCGACGATGCCTCCCAATATTTCGTGGCCGGTGGCGGGTTGATCGGAAAGTTGCTGTGAAGGCTTCAATGATTCAATCTTCAATATCAACAACATGCTCGTCCACAGCTGACGCTTTCGGCCAGGttgaccaaatttgcattATGGAGCGAGTTTGGAACCGGTGGGACCATGCTCCACACCCTTAATATCCGGTGAGCTAGAGGCCACAGGGGACCATTTTATAGATCGGGGGTCATTGTTAGTGTTTTTTCTACTGATTCACATCAGCCACGACTAGCCGttgtcaattttcaaggcGACTGACCGGCCTCGAGTCACCCTAGATCTGGGGGCATCGGGGGGACGTGGGCCTGCGTATGGCCCTGGCCGGCTGACCGGAATGTAGATCAAACACGCCCCCCGTTGAGCCGGCGCCCAACCATTTGGTGGGGTGGGGCTGAAATCCATCGTGAAGCAGACCCATCGGAGTGCCATGGCACCCAAGCACGAGGATGGAACATgtgttatttcattttgccgAGCGACACATTGACTTAATCTACAAAGAAATATATCTTCCAAAGTGCCGTCACTATTTATTCGATTTAAATTGACATGACTAAAAGATGACATTGCCAATTCTtacttcttggccaattctGATGCTGATCGATACCGTGATACTGAACCAGAATCTAAGTAATGTATCATCTTTTGTGGACCAAGTGTTTTAAGAATCCGGTATCTTAAAGTTCCAAATGATTTTATTGTGAGAACCGTGCAAAATTATTGGGGTATAACAATCATATTCTGTCAAAGGCTCAAAAaaatcacaggaatgagattcaactcaaaattcatgatgatgatgatgatgatgatgctttatttagggtctcgtgAATATTAGAtgaataataaaagaaaacattgacgaaaaatggttaaggAATATAAAAGATTTGGGCATCCTAGGTTCTTCCCATAAAccgaatggtttgttttcatggggagGCCTTGACTAGATTGATGCCAATTTGCAATCCTCcgctttgatccaagaaaggTGTCCGGTTCAGAGAGCTCGCTCAGTCAACCCCGTGACCTttcccaaaataccaaaaaaaaaaacacaacaacaaAATGCCTGGCTTATTCGGATGCCCGACATGAGTAACAATTGGGAACCGTACAGCCAGTTGAGTACGAGACAGTGATCATTTTAGTGCAGTGACATATCCGATCCATCGTTTGCTTGTAATGGgtaagttttccaattttatctTGTTATCAGCAATGAGTTGATTCCAAGTCTTTGGGAGAGCGTATATGGGAAGCAGTTGGTATCAAGTCAACCGCGCTAATGGTAAGTTAAAACGAATAATGCCCCCCTCATTTCCTTAAATTCATGCGAGTCTATCATTTGTGGAATGTATCCAAGATAGCAATTGGACATGAATTTCAGATGGTTTGCTTATACTTAATCTTTTACTTTTAATATCATCCAATGTCTAAAAAATTGATTGGTGTGAGAGCACGATTTTGCTCCTACCATCCATCTCAAAACCCGTTTTTGAAGGACGCTTGAACTTTTGATGGCCGAACTTTCCCCAAAGAATTCAATACCATACTCAAGCCGACTTTTGACTAGGGCGTTGTACAAAGTATATCTGAGTTTTGTTGGAATTGCTTGCTTCGCCATGAAAAGAGTGAACATGGCTTTTCTGACGGAGTTGCTGACTAGAGGAATGTGCTCCTTCCAGTTTAAGTGGTCGTCAAAAATTAACCTGTTTGAATCCGAAAAGAAGcgaaatagttttttttggtccaaagtaGAACCCACATACACTATAGTCTTAGGTAGAACCTATCATTCAGCTCTCTGTGAGGTGACGGAAAAGCCGTTGATGTGAAATCTGGCCATTGCCATTACCATCTGGCAGCCCTGTTCCCATGTGtgtttttccttcacttcatCTTTCCCTTCGGGCCAAGGAGGTTCTGCTTTTAATGGTagagcaaaagaaaatattaattaataataaattaattaattaataaACAGATTAATCTTCAACAGAGCAGGGAGTAACAAATGATGATAATGGCTAAAAAGTAGCGACCGTatttgaaatggatgaaatttggaccatatTTTTATCTTCAGGCAATGTAAAAATAAAAGGAAACCTCATGACAGAAAGAGTTGGCAGACTCCTACAAACCATATTGTAAATTATTAATCACAAACCATTGTCTACTGTGCAAACAGTAACAGATCATTTTCCGAGAAGAAAATTGTCCATGTTTCCAGCCTCTCCATAGCCAATCCATAACCAATGGATTTGCTTGCGCACTACCAGTTTGCTGGTTGATCTTACAAAGTGTATTGACTTTCTTATATTCTAATCTATAGGGCTAGGAACCATAGTTTaatggtagagcatccgcttacCATTTTGCTACCCCtggtcacggacttctagagatgtggactgcgaacggaaagCAAAATTTTGCATCTCCTAAATTGTGCATCTTCTTCCAAACaggcacttcatacgaccaccAGATCTTGtagaatagatgaacttggccaaatttgatcccaaaCCTATGCTAAGGGAACTCAGgtgacatggtcaaagttatgtagctTTATAACAtatgcttttgacaacataactttgaaacgatccactttacaagttaatgatataaaaaatgacctacctctaattgagttcttttttacgatttacgtttcttattttattattttaattctaaaagtggctcagagttgcttgACCAGGGGTAAGccgatttggtgggaagcttgttcacagtccttatttctagaagtccgtgccttGGTTCAATTTCAGTCCAgctgagtccaagcttctttgtagCTTAtgaattacagcatgagttgcttcATTAGCAACCTCAATGAGCAAGCAAACCCATGGTTATTCCATATAGTGACATAATAACAAATGGTGGATACTTTCATATAGCAATTATATTTCTTTTACACACATCACACATCATCAGACAGCAAGGCAAGCAAGACAGAGAGAGCTGCCAACTGACTTCCCTAACATAAACAAAGACATACaaacaagaaataaataaataaacaaaaaaggtATAGTCAATGTAAGGTGTGGGATTGAAAGCACTCAATGAAGGAATAATGgcatttgccaccaaaatatCTTTGCCTTTGAGAATGTCTCATGCTCCTTTCTTTTGAGCATTTCCTGGATAAAAAACTTTCATGGGTATAATCATGACTCTCGTTAATTTAAAGGCAGCCTAAGACCTCTGTGCTAACATAAGTTGAAATCGGCTTTGCTATTATTGCCGATAGTGATGCTTGGAGCCTCAAACTCGCACTTaaggcacaaacatttacaaaaatgtgctttgcttggatctgggacccatgtaaactcataGCGTCTTGACAACTTCGAAAAttccattttgcttttgcccatttttttaGCAAAGTATGTTAGGTGAAAAAGCacctcaattttgtttgataaatgatcattacATAAAAGAAGCAGCAATCCCTTGTGAAATCCAGCAAagaggcatttttttcattcagaaaatcatcaaatttacATTACATAAGGGATCTGATGACATGAAATTTATTTACTGGTCGGAACAGTTTTTCCTTCTGGCTTAGAGTATGACGCAAATAAGATTCTAATTGCGATTGATTCTGCATCTGCCACCAAAATTTCATATCATAGtaacacttttggacaaaattattgactggaataTCTGAAACTTtgtccttgaaaatgatgatatccgttcagtttgaatttcccgcctcatccgcctttttactttgacagggaataccatagataactccatGAATAGATCGATCTAGGGCGCTGcaattgcatgtttttgtttcagctgtcgctgggtgtcaaaaagttccaattGTAGTCAAAATTCCTAGGGCAACTATcggtacaaatctgaatcgttgatGGTGCGTGCAAATTCTGAGCTGAAACTCCTAATACAACCCCTTGCCGAGCAATTGCTTTCCTCTAGCACCTTCAAAAAACAGCTTAGAGAAAGCTGTCTGACCACAATTTTAACACTGAAACGTTGAAGGGGCTATGACgggctccaattgcaattttcatccatgtggtggaaacacttaactgaaacccaaggaacaggcctgggttcaggctgacctcaaGAGTGTTGGAGTTATCTCGATTACATAAGGTGTAATCACGTTgcccacattgaagcaaattgttgggagattgaaacgaaattctgaatgcctcatcattgcgttgcaatttcagaTAATTTTGCTACACTTTTGAGATGCGtagctaaacaagggcaattaatagaatgtgtgatttgctctgctaatgtcccaatcttttgaacatgttacatgtgttatgcccaaaagcatgtttttattatcctaccgctctttctacatgcatatttgtaagaatcacaagaaattaaaagaaaacaagactaaCAAACGATTCATGGAATGATTAACTTGCCTAAAAGGAGCTTTCACGAAGTGTGATTGTCACTTGccacccagcgtcagctgacctgaaatcatgctcatccagtacaactcctgtggtgcttgagcattctagttatttggttttctaaGGGGATTACTTACTCCTTTGAGTTCGCTTGGCCCGCTGCATTCAACCATTGACAGaatttgtttacattttgattacATATTGTGACGTAAGCCCGCTCAACCCTAATTGATTAGGAACGGAGTTGAAGGTTAAAAATTCAACAGCAATGGTGCGCTGATCTCACTATCTTACACTTCTAAATACAGGCCACTAACTTTAACAAATAATTTTTGGTTGAACAACTTAATATCAATCCATTGTAACACCATACATGCACCACCAGTTGTTATGCAacacctttcaaatcctgtaAGGCCTTTCAAATCCGGCAAAAGTAAAATTGCTCTTGCTATGTAAAGTTACCTTTTCCCCTTAAGTTGCACTAAAAAAAGTAAGGAAaagtttggcaaaagtgaGTGATGGTCTCAAATATAGTTGTACAAAAATAGCActattttgtaaaaaaatgataattgcaAAAGCATTGACCATTTATCAGTC from Tigriopus californicus strain San Diego chromosome 1, Tcal_SD_v2.1, whole genome shotgun sequence includes the following:
- the LOC131886917 gene encoding YEATS domain-containing protein 2-like — protein: MSSGRSVGGAERPGRLEPSGSALCTDRPTLQRLEQSAQRQVGQKIESIVRREFGRALAQKEDELERIDERILGVQKALHLVRFGAVHDFYAASVAKPSMGTPEVVAIHPALRPMIGGKRPPTRTDSIRPSPETEPGLTQLHPEPVAASLSPVAKKPRLAPPPGYVPPRSADPVVMDPRGAHLKIKRRIIVGNVSKWIQCDQREDMATHKWMIYVRGDQTQADISDVVAKVRFLIHPSYHPHDLIETTQPPFHLTRRGWGEFPARIQIHFKHPLDKPVDIIHNLRLDKSYTGLQTLGAETNVDLWLHNPAAAVDPPVTPLRPEPDLVPTSEGWVIAHSQCRDLRDILPQPAVEETAGQIQADVLSSASKPSSKSKSKNRAAKNAQTTFIRCTGKDGKTIFLPVTFLPDNHRKKVPGVASSLVSSLPATRLPAKQLLSANRSDTSLLTKIEVEHKMPTSPSQYNGHTTGPPASPSVLLKPLAACNTPDRSSPRVSPCPSPAPNSNGIRSTNGVSLLAPSHLRRTGTSSGAIVSSSGSAGGSTVLPGTSLLKRSAALPPLPRAEPSPLSAKMPLPSRPPTLSELERTIPNVSLETWKRVLGYAPGEIQLEVESRIGKPGGPTLRKYLDWLQFLSDKAFSLKSSDFPSLESCLVYLARFLPLVTPLAKNSVYKCLHPYSSASVKEYLSWNKGRQKASEWQRAKMLYRILDNVPLLGLFSASTSTRQIIQILRWYGFHVPHNTIDSQMKQSVDLPLTLSQAPANVTCPDATPLKRHPESWHSEINVSDDLIDVIGMGDSPPDPSNLKAPANGPAQSSNGNRVIDDPMKAIDSHPPTKRACLWLPEDDVSAMTFVKDKAREVGVDLVEEEIAPRILYQATQKLMLRACKFLCESLIRKGHKAAYERLGGPPTEVGLADVLEAIQRDPLLSICSNAGLGKPLTMQSPPLAGSSSTSASTSNPTHHSLITQDIKKEPL